A stretch of the Buchananella sp. 14KM1171 genome encodes the following:
- a CDS encoding DUF3180 domain-containing protein produces the protein MQRLRLVTLLQVAGAVFIVALAMLLAADRMGVLAPPVLWVTAVPLFITGVVTLGVGRQVRRRDGKRALTGVAAARVVALAFACAYLGSGLLGYFAAHLVAALPHLSAPYPREQALYAAACAAASVFLVVSGLVVERWCLLDDDDEGTDSSRGADPAASAPS, from the coding sequence ATGCAGAGGCTAAGACTGGTCACCCTCCTGCAGGTGGCGGGGGCAGTGTTCATCGTCGCCCTGGCGATGCTGCTGGCCGCAGACCGCATGGGGGTGCTTGCCCCGCCCGTGCTGTGGGTGACGGCGGTGCCGTTGTTCATCACCGGGGTGGTGACCCTGGGCGTCGGGCGGCAGGTGCGCCGCCGGGACGGCAAGCGCGCCCTGACCGGCGTGGCGGCGGCCCGGGTGGTGGCGTTGGCCTTCGCCTGCGCCTACCTGGGCAGCGGCCTGCTGGGCTACTTCGCGGCGCACCTGGTGGCCGCCCTACCGCACCTGTCCGCCCCCTACCCGCGCGAGCAGGCGCTCTACGCGGCCGCCTGCGCCGCCGCGTCCGTGTTCCTGGTGGTGAGCGGGCTGGTGGTGGAACGCTGGTGCCTCCTGGACGACGATGACGAGGGCACCGACTCCAGCCGGGGCGCAGACCCGGCGGCCTCGGCTCCCAGCTAA
- the folK gene encoding 2-amino-4-hydroxy-6-hydroxymethyldihydropteridine diphosphokinase, translating into MQRRSDRITLKGISARGFHGVFEQEREEGQLFVADLVLEVDTRAAARSDELAETVDYGAVSEAVVAILAGQPVNLIETLASRVAAVALRDERVHAVEVTIHKPEAPLSVPFDDVAVTIYRRNLSAPAEQEEASLPAAIDAVADVPAGRFAPEAAPQGGVEGAEGDEAGSGGGQTLGESGGESADVSAGLTAGAGAILAGAAAATGAAGAAAAGGDLAPASASVFAPEGEADLRWPAPGEVQAAEPEEAAPAADLHAAPQGQAAVVIALGANLGDPAGTLARAVDRLRGLEGLSVEQVSPLVVTAPALAPGQEDQPNYYNAVLTGATTLAPAALLAALHAVEDEFGRVRQERWGARTLDLDLVDYQGVVSADPELTLPHPRAAERAFVLYPWALIAPQGRLADQALTAAELSERAGHAQILQVIEEWPTLAAPAAEPAAEPGTEQGGAPVEPEVEEAAGWAPVEPAHQAPAEHTDQAPAAEAAGFEPEQAELAHTPVADFPITESPFGAAEAVGEETAGGEEGEPGAAVVFEPVVAGEQGEGAQEAWPGQEEPTGDQAGEAGDAEQWQAEGEDQAGFGAELPAFAPVVDLSALAAPAGQPVLASAQEEGGQEAAHEPGPLDAHPFEPIFVPVTAPEPQEEAPAPPQASWEVPAPDPSDVPALETPVRIDESGWPTPAPAGQERDAELPAGAGEAAADVAPAPVPEPGEQADGAHPFDPAFLLGEAEYVDAPATMPPSFAPTGRTAEVTQTLAEKAGYGAAADLELANDAAAQQADVPPVPAPAPPPEVGDIAPLPPAPPAPPLLGADGAEAGNDDWEAKPSWDQVLGQ; encoded by the coding sequence ATGCAGCGCAGGTCCGATCGCATCACTCTTAAGGGCATCAGTGCCCGGGGCTTCCACGGCGTGTTCGAGCAGGAGCGCGAGGAGGGCCAGCTGTTCGTGGCCGACCTGGTGCTGGAGGTGGACACCCGCGCCGCCGCCCGCTCCGACGAGCTCGCCGAGACGGTGGACTACGGCGCCGTCAGCGAGGCGGTCGTGGCCATCCTGGCCGGCCAGCCGGTCAACCTGATCGAGACGCTGGCCTCCCGCGTGGCCGCCGTGGCCCTGCGCGACGAGCGCGTCCACGCCGTCGAGGTGACCATCCACAAGCCCGAGGCGCCCCTGAGCGTGCCCTTCGACGACGTGGCCGTCACCATCTACCGCCGCAACCTCTCCGCCCCCGCCGAGCAGGAGGAGGCGAGTCTGCCCGCCGCTATCGACGCGGTGGCCGACGTGCCCGCCGGCCGCTTCGCCCCCGAGGCCGCCCCCCAGGGTGGCGTCGAGGGCGCCGAGGGCGACGAGGCGGGTTCAGGCGGCGGCCAGACGCTGGGCGAGTCGGGCGGCGAGTCGGCCGACGTCTCCGCAGGCCTCACCGCCGGCGCGGGCGCCATACTGGCCGGCGCAGCCGCAGCCACCGGGGCTGCCGGGGCTGCCGCTGCGGGCGGCGACCTGGCCCCCGCGAGCGCCTCGGTGTTCGCGCCGGAGGGGGAGGCCGACCTGCGGTGGCCGGCGCCCGGCGAGGTCCAGGCGGCAGAACCGGAGGAGGCCGCCCCGGCGGCGGACCTGCACGCCGCGCCGCAGGGCCAGGCGGCGGTGGTCATCGCCCTGGGCGCCAACCTGGGTGACCCGGCCGGCACGCTGGCTCGCGCCGTGGACAGGCTGCGCGGCCTGGAGGGGCTGAGCGTGGAGCAGGTCTCCCCGCTGGTGGTCACCGCCCCCGCGCTGGCGCCCGGCCAGGAGGACCAGCCCAACTACTACAACGCCGTGCTCACGGGTGCCACCACGCTCGCCCCGGCCGCCCTGCTGGCGGCCCTCCACGCGGTGGAGGACGAGTTCGGGCGGGTGCGCCAGGAGCGCTGGGGTGCGCGCACGCTGGACCTGGACCTGGTGGACTACCAGGGCGTGGTCAGCGCAGACCCTGAGCTGACGCTGCCCCACCCGCGCGCCGCCGAGCGCGCCTTCGTGCTCTACCCGTGGGCGCTCATCGCCCCGCAGGGCCGTCTGGCCGACCAGGCCCTCACCGCAGCCGAGTTGAGCGAGCGGGCCGGGCACGCCCAGATCCTGCAGGTGATCGAGGAGTGGCCCACCCTCGCCGCGCCGGCCGCCGAACCGGCCGCCGAACCGGGCACGGAGCAGGGCGGCGCGCCGGTCGAGCCCGAGGTGGAGGAAGCCGCCGGCTGGGCACCGGTCGAGCCGGCCCACCAGGCGCCCGCCGAGCACACCGACCAGGCCCCCGCCGCAGAGGCGGCCGGCTTCGAGCCGGAGCAGGCCGAGCTCGCCCACACCCCCGTAGCAGACTTCCCCATCACCGAGTCGCCCTTCGGCGCCGCCGAGGCCGTGGGGGAGGAGACGGCTGGCGGCGAGGAGGGCGAGCCTGGCGCTGCCGTGGTGTTCGAGCCCGTGGTGGCAGGCGAACAGGGCGAGGGCGCGCAGGAAGCCTGGCCCGGCCAGGAGGAGCCGACCGGAGACCAGGCTGGCGAGGCCGGTGACGCGGAGCAGTGGCAGGCCGAGGGCGAGGACCAGGCAGGATTCGGAGCCGAACTGCCGGCCTTCGCGCCGGTGGTGGACCTGTCCGCGCTGGCCGCCCCGGCCGGGCAGCCCGTGCTCGCGTCCGCGCAAGAGGAGGGCGGCCAGGAGGCCGCGCACGAGCCTGGCCCGCTGGACGCCCACCCCTTCGAGCCGATCTTCGTTCCCGTCACCGCCCCCGAGCCCCAGGAGGAGGCGCCCGCGCCGCCCCAGGCGAGCTGGGAGGTGCCGGCCCCCGACCCGAGCGACGTGCCGGCGCTGGAGACACCGGTGCGGATCGACGAGTCCGGCTGGCCCACCCCGGCGCCCGCCGGGCAGGAGCGGGACGCTGAGCTCCCCGCAGGGGCGGGCGAAGCCGCCGCCGACGTTGCCCCCGCCCCGGTCCCCGAGCCCGGCGAGCAGGCGGATGGGGCGCACCCCTTCGATCCCGCCTTCCTGCTGGGGGAGGCCGAGTACGTGGACGCCCCGGCCACCATGCCGCCCTCCTTCGCGCCCACCGGGCGCACAGCTGAGGTCACCCAGACCCTGGCGGAGAAGGCGGGCTACGGCGCGGCCGCCGACCTGGAACTGGCCAACGACGCTGCCGCCCAACAGGCAGACGTGCCGCCGGTTCCCGCCCCGGCTCCGCCGCCGGAGGTGGGGGACATCGCGCCGCTGCCGCCGGCCCCGCCGGCGCCCCCGCTGTTAGGCGCTGACGGCGCCGAGGCGGGTAACGATGACTGGGAGGCCAAGCCCTCCTGGGACCAGGTGCTGGGGCAGTAG